TCTTCAGATCCACTCTCCTCGTCAGAACCGTTTCCGCTATTGGATTTACCTTCATCGCTCCCGCCTTTCGAAACACTCCCTTCTTCAGATCCACTCTCCTCGTCAGAACGGTTTTCGCTGTCGGATTCATCTTCATCGCTGCCGCCGGTCGAACCACTTCCTTCTTCAGATCCACTTTCCTCGTTAGAACCGTTTCCGCTATTGGATTCATCTTCATTGCTGCCGCCGGTCGAACCACTCTCTTCTTGGGATCCACTCTTTTCGTCAGAACCGTTTCCGCTATTGGATTTGCCTTCATTGCTCCCGCCGTTCGAACCACTCCCTTCTTCAGATCCACTCTCCTCGTCAGAACCGTTTCCGCTATTGGATTTACCTTCATCGCTCCCGCCGTTCGAAACACTCCCTTCTTCAGATCCACTCTCCTCGTCAGAACCGTTTTCGCTATTGGATTTATCTTCATCGCTCCCGCCGCTCGAACCACTCTCTTTTTCGGATGCACTCTCCTCATAAGAACCGTTTTCACTATTGGATTCATCTTCATTGCTGCCGCCATTTGAACCAGTCTCCTCGTCAGATCCACTCTCATTGCCAGAACTGTTTTCATTATTGGATTTATCTTCATTGCTGCCACCATTCGAACTGCTCTCTTCTTGGGATCCACTCTCCTCGTCAGAACCGTTTTCGCTATTGGATCTATCTTCATCGCTCCTGCCGTTCGAACCACTCCCTTTTTCAGATCCACTCTCCTCGTCAGAACCGTTTCCGCTATTGGATTTATCTTCATCGCTCCCGCCGCTCGAACCACTCGCTTCTTCGGATCCACTCTCCTCGCCAGAACTGTTTTCGCTGTCGGATTCATCTTCATCGCTGCCGCCGGTCGAACCACTTCCTTCTTCAGATCCACTTTCCTCGTTAGAACCGTTTCCGCTATTGGATTCATCTTCATTGCTGCCGCCGGTTGAACCACTCTCTTCTTGGGATCCACTCTTTTCGTCAGAACCGTTTCCGCTATTGGATTTACCTTCATTGCTCCCGCCGTTCGAACCACTCCCTTCTTCAGATCCACTCTCCTCGTCAGAACCGTTTCCGCTATTGGATTTACCTTCATTGCTGCCGCCATTTGAACCACTCTCCTCGTCAGATCCACTCTCATTGCCAGAACTGTTTTCATTATTGGATTCATCTTCATTGCTGCCGCCATTCGAACTGCTCTCTTCTTGGGATCCACTCTCCTCGTCAGAACCGTTTTCGCTATTGGATCTATCTTCATCGCTCTTGCCGTTCGAACCACTCCCTTTTTCAGATCCACTCTCTTCGTCAGAACCGTTTCCGCTATTGGATTTATCTTCATCGCTCCCGCCGCTCGAACCACTCTCTTCTTTGGATCCACCCTCCTCGTCAGAACCGTTTTCGCTATTGGATTCATCTTCATCGCTGCCGCCGGCTGAACCACTCTCTTCCTCGGACGCACTATCCTCGTCAGAACCGTTTTCGCTATCGGATTGATCTTCATCGCTACCACCGGCCGAACCACTTTCTTCTTTGTATGCATTGACCTGTGCTAAGTTTTTCTTTTCGCTGGATATTCGCTCAGTGTCATATTCTGCTTTGTAATCACTCTTTTCATTCAATACACTGTCATTGTC
The sequence above is drawn from the Rhipicephalus microplus isolate Deutch F79 chromosome 3, USDA_Rmic, whole genome shotgun sequence genome and encodes:
- the LOC119159626 gene encoding uncharacterized protein LOC119159626; translation: MTAIRSWLALLAVGVCIRFTCGAPSWYISNNHEDENTNLSNGQHPTSLIEKRADSAREDQNRLDNDSVLNEKSDYKAEYDTERISSEKKNLAQVNAYKEESGSAGGSDEDQSDSENGSDEDSASEEESGSAGGSDEDESNSENGSDEEGGSKEESGSSGGSDEDKSNSGNGSDEESGSEKGSGSNGKSDEDRSNSENGSDEESGSQEESSSNGGSNEDESNNENSSGNESGSDEESGSNGGSNEGKSNSGNGSDEESGSEEGSGSNGGSNEGKSNSGNGSDEKSGSQEESGSTGGSNEDESNSGNGSNEESGSEEGSGSTGGSDEDESDSENSSGEESGSEEASGSSGGSDEDKSNSGNGSDEESGSEKGSGSNGRSDEDRSNSENGSDEESGSQEESSSNGGSNEDKSNNENSSGNESGSDEETGSNGGSNEDESNSENGSYEESASEKESGSSGGSDEDKSNSENGSDEESGSEEGSVSNGGSDEGKSNSGNGSDEESGSEEGSGSNGGSNEGKSNSGNGSDEKSGSQEESGSTGGSNEDESNSGNGSNEESGSEEGSGSTGGSDEDESDSENRSDEESGSEEGSVSKGGSDEGKSNSGNGSDEESGSEEGSVSNSGSDEGKSNSGNGSDEESGSEEGSGSNGGSNEGKSNSGNGSDEKSGSQEESGSTGGSNEDESNSGNGSNEESGSEEGSGSTSGSDEDESDSENSSDEESGSEEASGSTGGSDEDGSNSENGSDEKSGSEEASGSNGSSDEEESNDK